The proteins below are encoded in one region of Brevundimonas fontaquae:
- a CDS encoding helix-turn-helix transcriptional regulator has protein sequence MSRSERLLDLLNVLRRHRRPVSGQVLAEEMGVSLRTLYRDIASLQSQGATIEGEAGVGYVLKPGFMLPPLMFTPEEIEALVLGSRWVADRADPRMRDAALAALGRISAVLPPDLRDEMDTSALLVVPGEPFPADRVDPALLRKAIRTERRLKLCYRDEAGSASERVVWPFALAFFDRVRLLIAWCELRGDFRSFRTDRIVEAEVMEARYPTRRQALMKTWREAHERSRSGDGC, from the coding sequence GTGTCACGCTCCGAACGCCTTCTCGATCTGCTGAATGTGCTGCGGCGGCATCGTCGGCCGGTGAGCGGGCAGGTGTTGGCCGAGGAGATGGGCGTCAGTCTGCGGACGCTTTACCGCGATATCGCCAGCCTGCAGTCGCAAGGGGCGACGATCGAAGGGGAGGCGGGGGTCGGCTATGTGTTGAAGCCGGGCTTCATGCTGCCGCCGCTGATGTTCACGCCGGAAGAGATCGAGGCCCTGGTGCTGGGGTCGCGTTGGGTGGCGGATCGCGCCGATCCGCGCATGCGCGATGCGGCGCTGGCGGCGCTGGGACGGATCTCGGCGGTGCTGCCGCCCGACCTGCGCGACGAGATGGATACCTCGGCCCTGCTGGTGGTGCCGGGCGAACCCTTCCCGGCGGATCGTGTCGATCCGGCCTTGCTCAGGAAGGCGATCCGCACCGAGCGGCGCCTGAAGCTGTGTTACCGCGACGAGGCGGGGTCGGCGTCCGAGCGTGTGGTCTGGCCGTTCGCCCTGGCCTTCTTCGACCGGGTGCGATTGCTGATCGCCTGGTGCGAACTGCGCGGTGATTTCCGCAGTTTCCGCACCGACCGCATCGTCGAGGCGGAGGTGATGGAGGCGCGCTATCCGACGCGTCGACAGGCGCTGATGA
- a CDS encoding winged helix-turn-helix transcriptional regulator, which produces MGRTADYSRQSCSIAATLEVIGDPWTLLVIRDAFNGVSRFEQWQDNLGVARNVLAARLKSLVQHGVLEPRLYSERPPRNEYVLTAKGKDLYGVLVTLHGWGNKHVYGDADSGIDMIHKTCGHSLSPRIACGCCGEIVKPRDMVLTRAENRPTVGDVMPKEVA; this is translated from the coding sequence ATGGGACGCACCGCCGACTACAGCCGCCAAAGCTGCTCCATCGCCGCCACGCTTGAGGTGATCGGCGATCCCTGGACCCTGTTAGTCATTCGCGACGCCTTCAACGGCGTCAGCCGGTTCGAACAGTGGCAAGACAATCTGGGCGTCGCGCGCAACGTCTTGGCCGCCCGGCTCAAAAGCTTGGTCCAGCATGGCGTGCTGGAGCCGCGTCTTTATTCCGAACGCCCGCCGCGCAACGAATATGTCCTGACCGCCAAGGGCAAGGATTTGTACGGCGTTCTGGTCACCCTGCATGGCTGGGGCAACAAGCACGTCTATGGCGACGCCGACAGCGGCATCGACATGATCCACAAGACCTGCGGTCACTCCCTGAGCCCGCGCATCGCCTGCGGCTGCTGCGGCGAGATCGTCAAACCCAGAGACATGGTCCTGACCCGCGCCGAGAACCGGCCGACGGTCGGCGACGTGATGCCGAAGGAAGTGGCTTAG
- a CDS encoding thioesterase family protein: MTPEKGFPFGGLLAALCAQSMRQGLALTAPLRTLSVQYLSAARFGEQVAFRPRLLRGGRNVLYAAVEAEQDGRMTHHATGTYGLDAAPAPLTPLHAPPPPLDRLDPKATIRGPMSPHFAQHVEYRFDGGPNILGGNEGKPVIERTWMRMADGRPLDEVGLCYLLDALYPPAWTASKTPAAMTTVDLRIDVLTDPTPQTAPGGWAFFEFRMLDLGLGWTVDEAIAWGAGGTPLALSRQRRKLLPQRPA, translated from the coding sequence ATGACGCCGGAGAAGGGCTTTCCGTTCGGCGGGCTGCTGGCGGCCCTGTGCGCTCAGTCGATGCGACAGGGACTGGCGCTGACCGCGCCCCTTCGAACCCTGTCGGTCCAATATCTGTCAGCGGCAAGGTTCGGCGAACAGGTCGCCTTTCGCCCTCGCCTGCTGCGCGGCGGCCGCAATGTTCTGTATGCCGCGGTCGAGGCCGAGCAGGACGGCCGCATGACCCACCACGCCACCGGCACCTATGGGCTGGACGCCGCGCCGGCACCGCTGACGCCGTTGCACGCGCCGCCCCCGCCGCTGGACAGGCTGGACCCGAAGGCCACGATACGCGGGCCGATGTCGCCGCACTTCGCCCAGCACGTCGAATACCGCTTCGACGGCGGCCCCAACATCCTGGGCGGCAATGAGGGTAAACCGGTGATCGAGCGCACCTGGATGCGGATGGCGGACGGCCGCCCCTTGGATGAGGTCGGCCTGTGCTACCTGCTGGACGCGCTGTATCCGCCCGCCTGGACCGCGTCCAAAACGCCAGCCGCCATGACCACCGTCGATCTGCGCATCGACGTCCTGACAGATCCGACGCCGCAGACCGCGCCGGGCGGCTGGGCCTTCTTCGAGTTCAGGATGCTGGACCTCGGCCTGGGCTGGACGGTGGACGAGGCGATCGCGTGGGGCGCTGGTGGAACGCCGCTGGCCCTCTCGCGCCAACGCCGCAAACTGCTGCCGCAACGTCCCGCCTGA
- a CDS encoding 6-pyruvoyl trahydropterin synthase family protein: MPVFEITKQATFDAAHHFPNEPEGSIYRRVHGHSFTVEATVRSEVLDVEHGWVADLGALDRALKAAAETLDHGMLNEHEGLELPSLEHLCLWFAKTLKPEWPGLCRIQVARPTINERCVLSL; this comes from the coding sequence ATGCCTGTCTTCGAAATCACCAAACAGGCGACCTTCGACGCCGCCCATCACTTCCCGAACGAGCCCGAGGGCAGCATCTATCGCCGCGTCCACGGTCATTCCTTCACGGTCGAAGCGACGGTGCGGTCCGAGGTGCTGGATGTCGAACACGGCTGGGTCGCGGATTTGGGCGCGCTTGACCGCGCGCTGAAGGCGGCGGCGGAAACCCTGGATCACGGTATGCTGAACGAGCACGAGGGACTAGAACTGCCCAGTCTGGAACACCTGTGCCTGTGGTTCGCCAAGACGCTGAAACCCGAGTGGCCAGGTCTTTGCCGAATTCAGGTGGCGCGGCCGACGATCAACGAGCGGTGCGTTCTAAGTCTCTGA